Proteins co-encoded in one Garra rufa chromosome 7, GarRuf1.0, whole genome shotgun sequence genomic window:
- the cept1b gene encoding choline/ethanolaminephosphotransferase 1 yields MSGLAGAHGRRGGGAVVRERVRGVDSSCWFAPGVLRRVFELPAPVLSRHQLKRLEEHRYSSSGRSLLEPVMQRYWEWLVHRMPPWIAPNLITIVGLATNIFTTLVLVYYCPTATEQAPLWAYLLCAVGLFIYQSLDAIDGKQARRTNSSSPLGELFDHGCDSLSTVFVVLGTSIAVQLGTHPDWMFFCCFAGMFMFYCAHWQTYVSGTLRFGIIDVTEVQIFIIVLYLLAAVGGSAFWQSPIPVINIQMKLIPALCTFIGVVFSCTNYFRVIFTGGVGKNGSTIAGTSVLSPVLHIGSVIILAMMIYKKSAVQLFQKHPCLYILAFGFVSAKITNKLVVAHMTKSEMHLHDVAFLGPGLLFLDQYFNSFIDEYLVLWVSLILSLFDLVRYCVSVCNEIASHLHICVFKIKPQSAAVALG; encoded by the exons ATGAGTGGGCTGGCGGGGGCTCACGGGCGGCGAGGGGGCGGGGCTGTGGTGCGGGAGCGGGTGCGAGGCGTGGACTCGTCCTGCTGGTTCGCCCCCGGTGTCCTGCGGCGTGTGTTCGAGCTGCCGGCTCCGGTCCTGTCCCGCCACCAGCTGAAGCGTCTGGAGGAGCACCGCTACAGCAGCTCTGGACGCTCACTCCTCGAACCCGTCATGCAGCGCTACTGGGAGTGGCTGGTGCACAGGATGCCGCCCTGGATCGCACCCAACCTCATCACCATCGTGGGTTTGGCCACCAACATCTTCACCACGCTGGTGCTGGTGTACTACTGCCCGACCGCCACCGAACAG GCTCCTCTCTGGGCGTATCTGCTGTGCGCGGTGGGTCTGTTCATCTATCAGTCGCTGGACGCCATCGACGGGAAACAGGCGCGACGCACTAACAGCAGTTCACCACTGGGGGAGCTGTTCGACCACGGCTGCGACTCGCTCTCCACAG TGTTTGTGGTGTTGGGCACGAGTATCGCGGTTCAGCTGGGCACTCACCCGGACTGGATGTTCTTCTGCTGTTTCGCGGGCATGTTCATGTTTTACTGCGCTCACTGGCAGACCTACGTCTCCGGCACGCTGCGCTTCGGCAT CATTGATGTGACTGAAGTGCAGATCTTCATAATTGTGCTGTATCTGCTGGCTGCTGTGGGCGGATCGGCTTTCTGGCAGTCTCCG ATTCCCGTCATAAACATCCAAATGAAATTAATTCCAGCACTTTGCACATTTATCGGGGTGGTTTTCTCCTGCACCAATTACTTCAGAGTCATATTTACAGGCGGAGTGGGGAAAAACGGATCCACTATAGCG ggcaCGAGTGTGTTATCGCCCGTCCTGCACATCGGCTCCGTTATCATCCTCGCCATGATGATTTATAAGAAATCAGCCGTCCAGCTGTTCCAGAAACACCCCTGTCTGTACATCCTAGCCTTCGGCTTCGTTTCTGCCAAAATCACCAATAAACTAGTG GTGGCTCACATGACGAAGAGCGAGATGCATCTTCACGACGTGGCGTTTCTGGGTCCCGGTCTGCTGTTTCTCGATCAGTATTTCAACAGCTTCATCGACGAGTATCTGGTGTTGTGGGTTTCTCTG ATTCTGTCTCTCTTCGATCTGGTGCGCTACTGCGTGAGCGTCTGCAACGAGATCGCGTCTCACCTGCACATCTGCGTCTTCAAGATCAAGCCACAGAGTGCAGCGGTGGCCCTCGGCTAA